Within the Eucalyptus grandis isolate ANBG69807.140 chromosome 1, ASM1654582v1, whole genome shotgun sequence genome, the region CActataaattttccttttaggaATCGTTAAGATTATGATAGGCAGTTCAAATTCCGAGTTGGTCCTCGAGATGTAAAGCAATCTTTAGGAGAAATAAATATTAGTAGCACCAGATTCTTGTCCTTGAGTCTAGTAGAAGCAAATTCCAATCAAGTCGATTGGCTTGTGGATTCGAATTCACTCAAAGAGGTGGGCCAACATtgcttaaaataaaaataaaaacattaagaaATCAAATCATTCGAGACATCGATGGAACATCCGAGCAAGAACGATGACGCAACTGGGCCTATTTGTCATGATCCAAGCGGTGCTGCACGACCTGTTTAGGGATTTCAAATTTCCCTAAAAGTGGCGTCGTTTGCAAAATTTCGTCCAAATTTGACTTTATTCTTAACTACCCTCCGAGTTTCATCATTTTGACCCAATAACCCCTAAGTTTATTGCGGGTGAAAATAATGGCCGGCCGACCAACCAACATTTGCTCAGCACGTGCTCATTTCTCACTTTTTGGTCCAAGCACCATCGTAATCCCAAAAATGATTGGAAATAAATATTTCTCAATTTGACTTTACCCTGTATTTCTCACATGCAAAAAGTGCCTAATTGGGTTCAATCCAATCCACGACACGGCATTCTCATGGTAGGCCTCCTCTTATATTGGCGGTGATTCATCCATCTCCAATATTTCAATATATGCTTGAGAAACTCAAGTTCTTCTCATTATGGTTTGCATATGCAGGTCAAATTTGGCACCTTTTCTAACATTTTTCACGTGCTTTTGTGTGGCACAAGagaaatgtaattttttttttctcttccgaACTAAAAAGCCTTTGGAAAGGGTGTGAAACATGCAAATGCTCATTGGCCGATCCCCATTCTTGTACACCGATGAGCTCGAGGAGTCGATGAGTCAAAGTGATTAAATTCAAGGgcattttggaacaaaattaatttttcacatAACTTTCAGAAACTGACGCCACTTCATGGGCTTATTTGATTGAACTGATCAATCAGATCTAGAAgatatttcaaaacaaaatcaaatccaGGGATGAACTTTAAAAAACGGTGCCGTTTTGAGATAATTTTGGGAAGTTTCCCTCCTCTTGTTTTTTTCTGTATGTACCTTTGTTCTTCTCCCACCAAAAGATGAGGGAGATGCTTGTCATTTTCAATATGCTATCGTTTCATCGGACCACCCCACCTCTCCCTGTTTCCATCCTGCCACCGCACTTACTCTTTGATTTGACCCTACATTCTAATGTCCTCTGTCGGATCTTCTACGGCAAAAATTTCAAAGCTGCCAGTCTAAGGATAAAGAAGCACACAAAAACCGTTTTAATTGCCAAGAAATTCACGGGAATggcaaaaacccaaaaaatgtcaaaattcatGTTTCAAATCGACGATTTTAATTTGCATGGATGAAAGATTTTATGGGGCGAGCAACCCCTTCCCtataatgaaaattcaagtTTATCTCTATTTCTATTTTCGACATTTGGCTCATAAAAGAATGTAATGATTTCACTACAAAAATCTATATATTTTTAGAACCGTTCAAGATTGCCTAAACAAAGTTATGCTGCTAAGTGTAGCTTCAAGAGGATGTAGAATACCAACATTCAAATCCAATTTTTAagcaagaaagatgaacatGCTTGCTTATTAAGTAATCagctatattttattttttgtccttttatGTGATTATAAGTCCTAGAAAAGTAGTAGTTGTAAACTAAATGTAAGTACAAATAAGTAGGACATTATAAACTGCAAGCAGGGGCCACCTAAGCAGGACAATTATCAACACGTCGAATTCAACCCTTTCACATTTTCGCAATGCATGCTAATAATTTAGTGCAAGTGgtgatttctgtttttttttccccataagcaatttttatttaagttCTTTCCAAGCTTAATCGAGTTGGTATCGAGGTTACAGATCTTCTGGGTTTCCTTACATCTTAAATTTACCACTTCTAAATACTTGGCACATCAAGAATCAAACAAAATGGTCCTAAATGAGCCACATTCCCCTATGTTACgcaaatttatgaaaaatcaagaaaaaatatataaaaataatcacatACATATCCAACCAATTATCATCCCAAGTATCTCACTCCCTCTAAATGAATCGAGATGTGATAGTGAGCATCAGCGAGTCGATTGCTCATTAAAGGCCAGTCAGTCTTAAGTAACCTACGACCTGAGGTCACCCCAGACTAATAATTTCAATATGGGGCTGCAGCTGCAAGTAAGGCCAAGGCAAAGAGGTACGCCCCGATTAGATGCGGTGAGCGGTCGGAGATGAGAGGACATCACCAattggcggcggtggcggcaaccGAGGTGATgtgcagaggaggaggaggaggaggtggaggaggaggaggtgctcgggagagaaggaaaagaaaaaaaaaaagagagataaatatgtaagagagagagagagtgagtgagtaAAAAAACTTAACAAAACCCAATAGGTCGACTAATGATATAAAAAAGAGTAGACATATTAACTTGAGAAAATTAAGACTTTAAGGGATATTGTctccaacaaaaatgaaaagaaatccACACaagattctagagagagagagagagagagagagagaaagaaaaaggatgtgGGGACAGAGACAGAGAAGGGGGGAGTCCAGGGGAGACGAACCTCGGGGTGGGAGAGACAGATGTGTGAATggttttccaaaacaagcaaCTTTCGTATCAACACCCAaatccccctccctccccctccccacTTGACTTTCCCGTTCACTGAACCCaaccccttctctctcccctctctctctctctctctctctctctctgcttctccttctcccctGCTTTTTCTATAATTCAATTCCCATTCAATTCACAATAATTACTCTTCCCCCATCGAGCCAATACACTGCACCAAATCTTTattcgttcgttcgttcgttcaTCCTCATCCGTCCCCTCCCCCTGCCCCTTCCCAGAAATAGCAGGGGAACCCTCCACCGTCCGTTGCCTTTCACCTGCCGCTCCCTCTTTGTCTTTCTTGGCTGAGTTATTGAACGAGCGCACTCGGTCCGCTGCGCCTGCACGTTTCCCGTTTCTGGGTCTTCTTGATTCGGTGGAGTCGAACCGAGAACGAGACGaaagttgaagaagaatttGGAACAGAGCGAGGGCGCCCGGAGGCGCTGAGATGCGAAGGAGTCTTCCCTGGCCGAACCCGTCTTCCTTCTGCTCCGCGTTCTTGTCCGGGGTTGAGATCTCCGCATAACCGCTGCCGTCTCATTCAGCATCATAGGTACCCGTCTTGAGCTTGGTTCTCCATCTGTTTGTTTGATGGTGTTGAGGTGTTTTGGGTTATGTGGGCTTGTCTCTTTTTCATAGCCTTTACTTAAAGATTAGAtctttggaagaaaaaagaaacttgatatatatatatacagagagagagagagagagagagagaaagagaggtggGGGAGGGGTTAGATAGATGCTCGGATCCTGTTGTAAGCTCTCTTTGCTTCTCAGTTGGGGATACTGTGTTTTGGGATGGAACGTTATGTGTGGAATTTGGGATGTTGGAGACATTCTTGAATTGACTAGGATAGAATGTGATTGCAAGGGAGGTTTTTTCTCTGCATTGATCTTGTTGCTTCGCCGTCGTATTGCAGCTGGATCATTGGGACTTGCCGTGGCTTTGGATCTGAACTCTAGCGTCTCAGAGTTGTAATTAGCACATGTCAGCCGTGTCTTGCTGTTTAAACAACGTCGGTGAGGATATTGAGATAAGGGAGTTGATCGGATATAAGGGAATTGATCGAGCGTTAGGCACTTTCGTCGCCTGCTCGTCTTCGGTTCATTTGGTTGGCGCTCAGATAAGCATTGGCCCCATCTGCCGTGCCGGGAATTTCGAGCCACTGGAGCATTCGTATTTGTAGATGAATTTCGAACTTGATCGAGCAGATCCAAGGCAGAGGCAAGGAATCATAAATCTGGGTTTCATAATGGATAGGAGAGTGAGAAGAACGGTGGACAGGAACGTAGAATACAGCAGGAAAATGGGGTCGGAACCGGGGCAGTCGGCCGAGGGAAAGTTCCATCGGCAGAAAAGTGCCAAGAGGCTGTTCCCAGCTTCGGGATACTTCAGCCTAGAGTCGCTGTACTTGTTGATATGCCTGACGATGTCGTTGCTGATACTACCGTTGATACTCCCGCCATTGCCGCCTCCGCCGTTCATGTTGCTCTTGCTTCCCATCGTCATTCTGGTCGTCCTGGTGGTACTGGCCTTCATGCCTACCAATGTGAGGGACTTGACGTCTACATACGTGTAAAGAGTGTGTGTTTCATTTTGCGAGTCGATCATACTATTCTTGTAAACCCTGATCTTCCGATGTTCAAGAGgagcaaaagaaagaggatTTTCGAAATGGTTTGTTCATCGGCGCTTCAATACCTTACTTGAGATGCATTTTAACTTTGAGTTCTCGTACATTGCCGTTGCGTAACATCGGTCAAACTGTGTGCGCGACCGACTATACATGCCATTGTTGTCCTCTGCACATCTGGTAACACTTGTTCCATCAGGAACTTGAAATCAAATCTTTAACTTGGCCAGGACTGTTGTTCAGGCAAAGGGACTGTGactacaaaaaacaaaagatttggGCTAAAACTTAAGTTGCGGGTGCATTTTTTAACtgaaattttcatgataaagGGGACCTTTTCACTAGAAGGGAAGTAGTTTTCCTCAATTCTAAACATGTTGTTTGCAgttcataaagaaaattttccattgaTCGATTAGTTTTCCATCATttatataccaaaaaaaaaaaaaaatattagaaattgtGGACTTGACTTGGTGCCCCTGAGCATGTTATGGTGGAATTTATCAAGTGACAATTGGCATCACCGATTTGACAATCTAATTGTCCGGTTGAGATTGTCAAGGGCGTAAAATTACTAGTTTTGTGTCATTGGCACTGAGAGAAGTGCCAAATGCCTGGAAGTTTGGTACACTCACCACAAACAATAGCACTAATCGATGTCCTTGAAAGCTACTCAAAATCCCAAAAGGAAGAACGGTAGGCCGCTAAACTATTAAGGGAAACTTCCAGAAAACCCtacaaaaagtcttaaattatTGTGCCACAATTCATTTAATCATAATCCTATCACGTGtgctaattttttgtttttttggtcagaaaaacTAATTTTATATATCATTAGAAGTCCTAGACAAAGCCCAAAGAAGGGGCATCAAAACATAGTAAATCTCGCAGAGGTTGAGGGGGCTGGGccaatcaagaagaagaaagagtgtTCAATCGTTGGGCTTTAGCTAGCCAATTAGCTACTTGATTCACCATTCTTCCACAATGGGCTACGGATTCTTTTGAAATTATCTGGGCTTGGGCTTCTAAGACAAGTATCTCCACCTCCCATGGCACATGACTTTCGTTCGGAAGTGCTTCAACCAAAACAGCATTGCGAGACTCCAATTGCAAGGTCTCCTCTCTTCAAGATTTGCAGTACTGCAAAGCTTCTAATAGAGGGGAGCTTAGGCTTGAATCAGCGAGGAAGTaggaatttttttaacaaattcatCAAGTAGAACCCGTGAGGCATTGATCGCTCCTTTCGAACAACCAGCTTCAAAGGACCTGTCGACATTTATCTTGAGGGACTCCTTCTTCGGTGAACACTAATTGGGAGGAAAATCAGCTCAAACTGCTGTCGCGACCTgatctcgccgcccctcgaTCCCTCACCAtcacaaggaaagaaaatggggaaatgtcgaatttaggggtacttgatcatgAGAGTTTAAACTTTTAGGGTTATATTTGCTATTATTTCTAATCATAGACTTCGCTGATGCAATTAGGGTCACTGGGTTGGGGGGTCTTCGTCGTAATACATGGTCATTTCTGGTCTTCCAAATATACCAGAGGAGGGCTGCAATGTTCTCGAAGGACGGTGAGTTCCCTATCTGTTGTTGGTGATGTTGTAGCCACTCGTCCATTCGTGTGATGTTCTAACTCGAGATCTGCAATTCTATTAGAGGGCCTTCCAAAACCAAGCCAGTCCTGAAGGAGAGCAGTTAATTTCCTCCTCTCGAAGCAAGTTATAAGCTATTTTGACAGAGTATACTACTGTTATTGTGCCCATCCACACTAATCTGTCTTTTTTGAGATGAGTTCTCAAAAGTATAATCAAaatttcattgactaattgttCATCAAACAATCTTCTGAGTGTATGCTTGTCCtaccttccttttttttttttctttttttttgaacataaaCCCTCATCGCATTAAGATGGATAGCACGTACAACCCGCGGCAAGAGCGTCCGCGCAAAGCAAGTTCAAGAGGGCAGGGGGGGATGATGGGCCCAATTACAAGAGAGAGAGTTAAGATTATGGGCCTTACAAGCCCAGTCAGCGACAGAGTTCGCTTGTCTTCGGCAGAACCCTAGAGTTAGATTGGGAAATAGGGTTAGGAGGAAAGCAGCTTCAGCGAAAAGGGGGCGATCCTGCCATGGCGGCTTGGAATGAGAAATCAAGGTTTCGACCATGGAGAGATTGTCAGATTCGACCTCGATCCTTGCTGTCTGAAGGCCTTGATGCAGAAGATGGCGAAGCGATAGAGATAAAGCTTGGATCTCAACCTGAAGAGCAGAGGCTGCCGCAACTCCTACCGAAAACCCATCGGTAAGTCAGCCTTGGTGGTCTCTACAAATACAAGCTATTGTTCCGGTGTTGCTACCTTGATGATAAGAGCCATCGACGTTAGCTTTCAAAATCCCGGGATCTGGAGGACGCCATAGGTGGGATCTATTGGTGACAAAGCTATTCGATGCGGGTTAGAGGGGGAAGAAACCCGATCCGCTGGACGCTTGATCGGTGCTTGGTCTACTACGATGCGGATTAGGAGTTGAGCCGCGGAAGACGAAGGCATTCCGAGCCTTCCCGAGATACGCCACGGGGAGATGATGAGAGTAAGGCCAGCCGAGGTAATCGAGGCTCTGTCTCGATCGTAGAGGCGATCCATGAATCCAGACGATGGATGTGGGTGGGATCAATCGAGACACGAATGCGGGGATGTGTCCAAACTTCCTGAGTCCATGAGCAAAGTAAGAATAAGTGCTCTAAAGACTAGGGGACTGTTTTCACACAAAGAACAGCAAGGACTGTCTAATATGTGTCTTCTGTGCAGATTCTCTCTCGTAGCCAAGGCGTTGTTGCAGATAGACCAAAGGAAGGCGCGGATTTTAGGAGCAGCAGGCATTTTCCATATAGAACGCCATAACCAGGTAGGAATTTGATATGAGGATGATGCGGTTGACCCACCAAGGCGTTGTTGCATATAGAACGCCTACCTTCCTTCTTTAGGGAGTATGAGGTCAGCAACTTTAGTTGGATTGCCGAAGTTAGCTGACCCACCAATAATTCCACATTTAAGCAATTTCTCTTCTTGTACGTTAATTTCCTCTCTAGTGCCCCCGACCACATAACAAATTTCGCAATTATTTCTTTACCCATCAAGATACTTTGTCATTCCCAAGAAGGGCAAGACCCTTTTTTGACTTGCCAGAATGATCCTTCCCACCCTTTTTCGACTTGGCAAGCATGGTTCTATTCATGGCTAGCAAATCTCTAAAACCTATTCCCCCTTTATCTTTTCTAGTTTTGAGTACCTGCCACCTCTTCCAATgaatacctaatcttgtttcactgtttttccaccaaaatgcaGCTATCCTTCTTTCTATGGATTGGCACATTGGGATCTTGAAGAaagacatagcatattgagggAGGGTGTGGACAATagttttaatcaaaatttcctTCCTTGCCTCTAATATCACATTCTCTTTCTCCCCCTCTAATTTCATATTGACCCTCGCTAACAATCAAGCAAACATTTCCTTCTTAGACTCTCTCCAATCCGAAGGGATTCCTAAGTGTTTTATGATCTCGTCAATGATAGGAAGCCTGAGTTCATTAGCCATATTCCTGTTCAAAATCAATGGATAGCTTGAACTAAAGAAATGCCAGACTTATTCAAGCTAATGGCTTGCCTTGAGGCAAGGCAATATTGATTTAATACTAACACAAGGTTCTAAcattcttttaccttttcatctaagaaaaatatcaagtcatcgaccaaaaaaaagatgagaaaggtTGGATAGTACTTGTTTAATTTAACCCCAGTAATAGTCCCGTCATTAATTGCTTTCCTCATCAAGGCCAAGAAAGTATTAGCCACCGGGATGAATAAATATGGGAAGACAATATCACATTGCCGTATTTTTATTGTACAAGAAGTGCTTCATCAATTGAGAGTGCAGAAAaggaggaaatttttttgaagctACTCTAAAacttgacataaaaaaaaagcatacgATAGAGTGGAATGGGACTTCTTGGAGACTTGCTTAGTAAAAATGGGATTTTGATCATTATGGGTCAAAGAGTTATGAAATGTGTTACTTTAGCATCTGAGTGTTAAATTGAATAGTGAGCCATTGTTCTATCTCCAACCATCAAGAGGCATACATGTgctaattctaaacattttgacgatttgtcaatttagtcacaAACCTTATGAAAAGtagtcaatttagtcttgaatTTTATTTGAATGATTGGCTAGAAGGACTAGGCGCAAACCTTCTGAAAattagtcaatttagtcctaaatcttctATCTAAATGATTGGCTAGAAGGACTACATTggtaaatcgtcaaaagatttataattcaattgacaTGATCGAAAAGTTAAACTAAATCCAGAAATCATCaacaagtttaggattaaattgaaggtttataattgaatttgccACTATAAAATAAGGTtgagactttttggataattttactagaaaatttcaaataaaaacttaaagtGATGATGTTTCCTCATAAGAGGATATGAAGTGAACTTCATCTCAACCAGGAGCCTGAAGTGACAAGCTCAGGTCTTAAATAAGAGCTCGAAATTGCAAACTTAGTCTCAAATAGGGCCCAAGATTACCACCGACTAGCCAGATCTTAATATGCCCTGGGGCATTTTCGCCCAAAAGCCTTTTTcttgtgttttctctctctcattttttcctttccttttccttttcctgttgtttcctatctcctttttctttttcttaatcttttcGCTAAAACCTCGCTGCGCTCGAGGGCATTCCTCTCAATCTTGATGCCCAGCTTCTCCACCACACCGCTCATGCCCTCAATTGATGCTTTGATCGATGTTAAGGCCAAGTATCTTCTTTTTGAATGGTGAATCGAGGGGTTTTAATAACTCATCAATAGCTATTGCTGCTTGTACAAGAACATCCcattcctcctctctctttttttccagtTTTATGTCTCTACCtttctttcaatcaattttcCCACTGGTTTTTTTTCTAAGGGTGATACATTCCTAGTTCCCGGTTTCCAAAACCAAAACACTAGTCCGGTCTAACTCTAGTCTGATCCAATGAAACCggttactttttattttcccacTTTGATGCTTTCtattataaataaatgaagaaaaaaagttaattatatatatgtataaaaaagTATGTGTAGTTGGTTCAGAACTGGACTGTCCAAACaccaattttacttttaaaaatcgGGAATCCGAGGATTCCCTGTTGGGGGTTTGTTTTGCATGCCCTCACTTTTTTCCGCTGCTTTATATCTTGGCCTAATCTTCTATCGGTGGCCACTCGTTTCTCACCCTATTGCTTAGGTGACATGTTAAATCACGAAGCGATGAAAGCAAGTTGTCTCGTTGTGCTCTCCATCCCACAGTCAAAATTATCCACAGGCAGAGATCGAGGAGGACTCCGTTGACTGAGGCTCAAAGTGACCACCTAGCTGGTAGAATTCCGGCGTCGCGGCGTTGAGGCCAAAGCCGATGATCACCGTAGTCTCGACAACGCGCAGGGTTTCGTTGAGGCAGCCAAGACGAGAAAAGCAAGTAATGAGCACGTCGGAGGCGCTCTTGTGGGGGAAGCCACGGTCGAAGCTGGAGAGGGCGTGGAGGATGACGTctagagcagagagagagagaggtcttgGAGGAGAGGATGTGggtggaagaagaaagaaaaagtaagggcgtgcatggaaacactccaaaagTGTTTCCGGtacacttctgtacggaaagtgttaaagaacaaaaaagagaaacgcgtttggttgcgtttacattgcttttttgtttttgtttttgacgaaatagaaagaaaaaaaaaacaaaaaagttgtttcccTGAGAAGAAACATACcggaaggaacaaaagaacaaaaatcgctcttctctctcttcttcttctcttcttattttcttctttttttcttctttttcattttggccggtcgccggcctcggccatggccggcggaccGGCgacgaccggccgtcgaggctcggcgtcgccgcgcgggcgagccgagcctcgccttaggcagggcgagcttgggctcgcAGGGGGCGCGgccgctcggcctcgcccagccacggccgggctcggcctcgccgtggcgaGGCGggctgccggccccgtcggccggtcgccgggaggccggtgaccggccgaagaaaagaaaaataaaaagaaaggaaaaataaaaaataaaaaaaatgtttaaaaattaaaagaaacaaaaaaataataaaatttaccaaacgtgtttacattcattttttattaggacaaacgttaccaaacgtgttcttttgttcaaaaattgtgtTAGGAGCAAtcttttttgtttgcatttcccggggaacaaaaaaaaaaaacgagaaacaaatccatgcgcaccctaaatgaaagaaaagaaaacataaataaataaaaaattcaagaagaaagaaaaaaaaaagtaaaaaaggctTTTGGCGTAAATGCCTCtgatcatattaagatttgatTGGTGAGTTTGAgcttttattcaaaattaaatttgtcacatcaGACTCTTATTTAAAGTAAAATTCAATATAAgctctttcaaaaaaaaaaatcccttaactttaggcccttatttgaagtttttttttttacttgcaaGTAACCAATCTTGGGTCTTAACATTGCCAAGGTTTCAGACGCACTAACACGCCCGTGATTGGATGGGAGTTAAGTAATCTATAGATTGGACTTATAGGAGTTCGGATTACTGAAAAATGATGTGAGCATATAGGGCCCCGTCCTCGGTTCAATAGTTTTGCATAGACCTTTGCCGAATGTTTAATAAATTCCTCTAACTTATTTTAGCCAATCGAGAACCTAAATCGTCACCTTTTGACTCACACCGGGTCCTCGAAATTAAAGTAGGAGTGACGAATCCCGATGCGAACTGGATTCAAATTGATAAcgtgaaataaaataaaaaatcccattaaaaaaaagaacccaAATAAAAATAACCATAAAGGGCGGTCACAAACGCCGTGACGTCGGCAGGGGAATCATCCCTCCCTCGCCGAGTCATGGCGGCGAGTCATACCTCACCACCAATTTTCGCACAAGGTTGGCGGCAACATGCACCCCATTACCGGGGAACAGCGACCCTCCGGACCCCCGGGATAAACCGGACAAAAGCGTGACAACCGCTGCGGCCCGCTGAATGGAAGTGAATGACGTTTGGCTAGAAAAATAAGTCTTCTTTTTCAAGCCGGACGCGTTTGAGCCGACCAAACACAAAAAGATTGAGACGGAAGCATTAACTGGACCGACGTAGCATTACAGCATACAAGTCGCTTTCCACATTTAAGACAATATAAGATCCGTACCTAACCTTCTTTTCCCCCAAGAGAAGCCAAcctgaccccaaaaaaaagggaTCTCAGGAAAAGTATGAAGCCGGCCACGAGTATTACAATACGACTATGGAGCTTGCCAACAAAATATGCACATCCAAGGTTGCTCTGTCTTCTTACATATCAAGATCAATACCCATACTCTCCACAAGGCGGCATGAGGATGATGCGGCAGATTTAAGCCGACAGGCGCTACAGCTTTTAGCCAGCAAGGCGACACATCAATGAAAATCTCATCTaccttcgaagatttttctcaCCTTCAACCCACTTTCATGCAATTATTATCGGCGATTCATAGGAAATATAGAGGGATAGAGAGAAGTAAAAGCATGGAGAAAAAGGATGCCCGCAAGGAAAACTCTTGCTAGGCAACGTTTGGGACGCCGAGCAAAAATCGAGGAAGGTGATGCTCCAAAATAGACAAGAGCTCTCTGCAAGGGCGCACTGGCTCTAAGGCTGCGTTCTCGAGCCTTCTCACAGCCTCAACAAGCTGTCCCCTGAGCCTTTGGGACAGCAAGCAGCCACCTGCGTCAGTGCACTCCCTGTACAATGGCAGATAGGCTATTGCAGCCCTCAGAGGTCCGGGAATATCCATCAAGCATAATGGAGACTCACCGCGCTTCAGTATCCTCATGAAATTCATGTAATGCATTTGGCCCTGCCTCAGCCCATCAAAAAATGCAGCCTCCGACCAGTGCTCTTGAAGAAAAGCCCGCAGTACAGGGTCTATCGACTCATCTTCTGACCTAGCAATGCTGTCAGCGACAGCGTAAGTTGCAACCGGATCACCAAGAAAATCCGATCGCAGAAGAAAAGCTACACCATCCAGAGAACCGCCACTTCGTTCAC harbors:
- the LOC120285863 gene encoding protein AUXIN-REGULATED GENE INVOLVED IN ORGAN SIZE-like produces the protein MNFELDRADPRQRQGIINLGFIMDRRVRRTVDRNVEYSRKMGSEPGQSAEGKFHRQKSAKRLFPASGYFSLESLYLLICLTMSLLILPLILPPLPPPPFMLLLLPIVILVVLVVLAFMPTNVRDLTSTYV